In Chryseobacterium lactis, a single genomic region encodes these proteins:
- a CDS encoding helix-turn-helix domain-containing protein translates to MMKYFFLFIILFSSFITAQQNKTDSLDELKYSELKDKIYDHFQHNRISEAAQIAKYYLQRAKKEKNTLEIAEGYNLVHFDADFPTALLYIDSMASITNNIKGGLYPARTYLIKGGLYYTHNNLKAALDNYILGLKYAKEQNDKKQIAYANINIAYINNYIGKNIEAAKVFRYYLYHRDNIIDDQQSSQMRLALISCYLEMNKLDSANILINEGQKLALINKNKYEPYLYSYLSGSYDLKVKNYDTAITKLNNAYNYFSKSGENSSANYSLYNLGKSYEGTKNKEKALEAYIKLDSSVQKHDLVFPELREAYTFLVDYYKEKGNKEKQLYYIDRFLKVDKKLDEQVLYLSTELPKKYDTPNLLQEKENIIEDLKTRKNILYISVSLLIITLLLVIYLYFKSKKKEREQRKIAQDLISWVEKRTLEESNIKNEAKDTEIAHIPTPEQSEQDDKASKIISEEVIQFILQELRIFESRELFLKKGITLASLAKNIKTNTAYLSEIINTHKGKNFATYLNDLRIDFALNRLVKDKKFRSYKVAVIAEELGYNNEQAFSLAFKKKTGTTLSMYIKEINNIDDKKRIK, encoded by the coding sequence ATGATGAAATATTTTTTTTTATTTATAATATTATTTAGCAGTTTCATTACTGCACAACAGAACAAAACTGATAGCCTGGATGAACTGAAATATTCAGAACTGAAGGATAAAATCTATGATCACTTTCAGCATAATAGAATTTCTGAAGCCGCTCAAATAGCAAAATATTATCTCCAGAGAGCAAAAAAAGAAAAAAATACTCTCGAAATAGCGGAAGGTTATAATCTTGTTCATTTCGATGCAGATTTTCCAACAGCTCTACTATATATTGATAGTATGGCTTCAATCACAAACAATATAAAAGGTGGTTTGTATCCCGCACGCACTTATCTCATCAAAGGAGGTCTATATTACACGCACAACAACTTAAAGGCAGCACTGGATAATTACATTTTGGGACTTAAATATGCAAAAGAACAAAATGATAAAAAGCAAATCGCTTATGCTAATATAAATATTGCCTATATCAATAATTATATAGGTAAAAATATTGAAGCTGCAAAAGTTTTCAGATATTATCTTTATCATAGGGATAACATAATAGATGATCAACAGAGCAGCCAGATGCGCTTAGCTTTAATAAGTTGTTATCTGGAAATGAATAAACTAGATTCTGCTAATATCTTAATTAATGAAGGACAAAAATTAGCGCTCATCAATAAAAATAAATACGAGCCATATCTCTATTCGTATTTATCCGGAAGCTACGATCTTAAGGTAAAAAATTACGATACTGCAATCACCAAATTAAACAATGCCTACAATTATTTTTCTAAATCCGGCGAAAATAGCAGTGCTAATTACAGTCTTTACAATCTTGGAAAATCTTATGAAGGAACAAAAAATAAAGAAAAAGCTTTAGAGGCTTATATTAAATTAGATTCCAGTGTACAAAAACATGACTTAGTATTTCCTGAACTTCGGGAGGCGTATACTTTTCTAGTAGATTATTATAAGGAAAAAGGAAATAAAGAAAAGCAATTGTATTATATCGATCGATTCCTAAAAGTCGATAAGAAGCTTGATGAACAAGTTCTTTACCTATCTACAGAATTACCAAAAAAATATGATACTCCTAACCTCTTACAGGAAAAAGAAAATATTATAGAAGATCTAAAGACAAGAAAAAACATTCTGTACATTTCTGTCAGCCTACTGATAATAACTCTTTTATTGGTTATATATCTCTATTTCAAATCTAAAAAGAAAGAAAGAGAGCAAAGAAAAATTGCACAGGACTTAATCAGTTGGGTTGAAAAGAGAACTCTTGAAGAAAGCAATATAAAAAATGAAGCCAAAGATACTGAAATAGCTCATATACCAACTCCGGAACAAAGTGAACAAGATGATAAGGCCTCTAAAATCATATCTGAAGAGGTCATTCAATTTATATTACAAGAATTGAGAATATTTGAATCCAGAGAGCTTTTTCTGAAAAAAGGGATCACTTTAGCCAGCTTGGCAAAAAATATAAAAACAAACACAGCTTATTTATCAGAAATAATCAATACTCATAAAGGGAAAAACTTTGCTACCTACCTGAATGATCTTAGAATTGATTTTGCTCTAAACAGATTGGTAAAAGATAAGAAGTTCCGTTCCTATAAAGTAGCTGTCATTGCTGAAGAATTGGGATATAATAATGAACAGGCTTTTTCTTTGGCTTTTAAGAAAAAAACAGGCACTACTTTGTCTATGTACATTAAAGAAATCAACAATATAGACGACAAAAAAAGAATTAAATAA
- a CDS encoding bacteriocin-like protein, translating to MKNIKKLSRENLRTLKGGITQECARIQSEASYCESKTNPPKEGAINACNKWCYY from the coding sequence ATGAAAAACATTAAAAAACTTTCAAGAGAGAATCTAAGAACCCTGAAAGGGGGTATTACTCAAGAATGTGCCAGAATCCAAAGTGAGGCAAGCTATTGTGAATCCAAAACAAACCCACCTAAAGAAGGGGCAATAAATGCTTGCAACAAATGGTGTTATTACTAA
- a CDS encoding prolyl oligopeptidase family serine peptidase, with product MRQLILIITFFYLISVHGQKSNPAPSFPVTEEYFGTKVVDQYRNLEDLENPSTKLWMKTQTEYTNSLLNQIPKRRYYLEQRLGFDGRQGFSVSDLKITSNNKYFYLKKSSNEKTAKLYYREGFSGKEEFLFDPTNFRNSDGNHEYIINYISPSHKGDKIAIAMAEKGKELAEVVIMEVKDKYIRPEIISNTMPANVGGIYWLDDNSGFFYTYFPLNDVRSRDFYKNTQIILYKIGTNPKELKDIFSTKNNPELKLDENKPPIILDDNEKYYTVMLLDNSYYRQTFIISKQDLLKDKKTWNPLYDKDDKVRSLQLADKEMYFLSQYNSQNYTLCKTNFEKPNFRNPITLVSERKDEVIGQYRITKDGIYYTTIKNGVEAKLYLYKDGKDTPIKLPYPSGSISLQAKGKEFSDLWVSCSGWANEEQRFKYELNTNSFFTENIAPTTEYPEFKDIVVEEITVKARDGEEIPLSLIYNKNSKRNGKNPVLIDAYGAYGISRNPVFARMYLLWVKEGGVFAIAHVRGGAEKGEKWRLGGYKETKPNSWKDLIDCTDYLINEKYTSKDKVAIWGASAGGITVGRAITERPDLFKAAILEVPTTNALRDVLSSTSSADEYGSTKDSEGFKALLEMDAYQHIKKGVRYPATFITGGINDPRVFVWEPVKFAAKLQAANASKNPVLLQVDYEGGHGMNTTAAHAHSNLSDIFAFAFWQLGHPDYQPKENTKK from the coding sequence ATGAGGCAATTAATACTTATCATTACTTTTTTTTATTTAATTTCTGTACATGGCCAGAAAAGTAATCCGGCTCCATCTTTTCCGGTAACCGAGGAGTATTTTGGAACTAAGGTGGTGGATCAGTACAGAAATTTGGAAGATTTGGAAAATCCTTCTACAAAATTATGGATGAAAACACAGACCGAATATACCAATTCTCTGCTTAATCAAATTCCCAAAAGGCGTTACTATCTGGAACAAAGATTAGGATTTGATGGTAGACAAGGATTTTCTGTATCTGACTTAAAAATTACAAGTAATAATAAATATTTTTACCTGAAGAAAAGTAGTAATGAAAAAACTGCCAAGCTTTATTATCGAGAAGGATTTTCTGGAAAAGAAGAGTTTCTTTTCGACCCTACAAATTTCAGAAACTCTGATGGGAATCACGAATACATAATCAATTATATTAGTCCAAGTCACAAAGGAGATAAGATAGCTATTGCCATGGCTGAAAAAGGAAAGGAATTGGCAGAAGTAGTTATTATGGAGGTTAAGGATAAATATATCCGCCCTGAAATTATAAGTAATACAATGCCTGCTAATGTTGGTGGAATATATTGGCTTGATGATAATTCTGGTTTTTTTTACACTTATTTTCCTCTTAATGATGTAAGATCTCGTGACTTCTATAAGAATACACAGATTATTTTATATAAAATAGGAACTAACCCAAAAGAATTAAAGGATATTTTTTCTACTAAAAATAATCCTGAATTAAAATTAGATGAAAATAAACCTCCCATTATCTTAGATGATAATGAGAAGTACTACACAGTAATGCTGCTTGATAACAGTTATTACAGGCAAACATTTATAATTTCAAAACAAGATTTATTAAAAGATAAAAAAACATGGAATCCTCTTTATGATAAAGATGATAAGGTAAGATCTTTACAGCTTGCTGATAAGGAAATGTATTTTTTATCTCAGTATAATTCTCAAAATTACACTCTTTGTAAAACTAATTTTGAAAAACCAAATTTCAGAAATCCTATAACCCTGGTTTCTGAAAGAAAAGATGAAGTTATTGGTCAGTATAGAATAACTAAAGATGGGATCTACTACACAACTATCAAAAATGGAGTAGAAGCGAAACTATACCTATATAAAGATGGTAAAGATACTCCTATCAAGCTTCCATATCCATCGGGAAGCATCAGCTTACAAGCAAAAGGGAAAGAATTTTCGGATCTGTGGGTTAGCTGTTCCGGTTGGGCAAATGAAGAACAACGTTTCAAATATGAGCTGAATACAAATTCCTTTTTTACAGAGAATATAGCTCCTACCACAGAATATCCGGAATTTAAAGATATCGTAGTTGAGGAAATTACTGTGAAAGCAAGAGATGGTGAAGAAATACCATTGTCTCTTATCTATAATAAAAATAGTAAAAGGAATGGGAAGAACCCTGTTTTAATAGATGCTTACGGAGCTTATGGAATATCTAGAAATCCGGTTTTTGCAAGGATGTATTTATTATGGGTAAAAGAAGGAGGTGTTTTTGCGATTGCCCATGTAAGAGGAGGTGCAGAAAAAGGAGAAAAATGGCGTTTGGGAGGATATAAAGAAACTAAGCCTAATTCATGGAAAGATTTAATTGATTGTACGGATTATTTAATTAATGAAAAATATACCTCAAAAGATAAAGTGGCAATCTGGGGAGCTAGTGCAGGAGGAATTACAGTAGGACGAGCAATAACTGAAAGACCGGATTTGTTTAAAGCTGCAATTCTGGAGGTTCCAACGACTAATGCTTTACGAGATGTACTCTCCTCTACGAGTAGTGCAGATGAATATGGTTCAACTAAAGATTCTGAAGGATTTAAAGCCTTATTGGAAATGGATGCTTATCAACATATCAAAAAAGGAGTCCGTTATCCGGCAACTTTTATAACGGGTGGAATAAATGACCCTAGAGTATTTGTCTGGGAGCCTGTGAAATTTGCTGCAAAACTGCAAGCGGCTAATGCGTCAAAAAATCCTGTATTACTTCAGGTGGACTATGAAGGTGGGCACGGCATGAATACCACTGCAGCTCATGCGCATTCGAATCTTTCAGATATTTTTGCCTTTGCTTTCTGGCAGTTGGGACATCCGGACTATCAGCCAAAAGAAAATACAAAAAAATAA
- a CDS encoding vitamin K epoxide reductase family protein, whose protein sequence is MIFDKLINYLKLDKQEFIFQFNSHPNYPSALAFSDTLNFLGVKNDAYELDKEYWDELPEEFIAIVENSFSLVKKSGNSYSVYSEKAKTLNKEELYKNSTDFVLLFEKTESAENKSAFDFKPILYALFAVILIYSAISQTITEAIFNLLSLAGVYISLEIFNQKFGNVSTVIGSICGGGGSAAASQTTNSCDKIIKQDKTSILGLKFADFSLIYFTGIAVLGLFLPTTAYIVKGFTFVSIIAIGYSLYIQAFVEKAFCRVCLLIISILVGQLVISILFFQNSPLGIGAFLLTAILWVLIFSAVLYFNTLLEQKEVLQKSNAKNLRFKRNYELFKSQLLEKEKVEFQNTETFVVGKKDSPLRISIVSNPYCGFCKDAHKLAEGLLEKYPNDISLQMRFNYTPDRANEKYTHLISDLTYIYHNKPEKEFLHAVEEWFETRDESKINQLSGGTVTSENLEPLVEMSRENSNAGLNFTPILIINGYQFPEKYDREDIVYFIDELIEDEDIS, encoded by the coding sequence ATGATTTTTGACAAACTAATAAACTATCTGAAACTTGACAAACAGGAATTTATTTTCCAGTTCAATTCTCATCCCAATTACCCATCAGCACTGGCGTTCAGTGATACTTTAAACTTTTTGGGTGTAAAAAACGATGCCTATGAACTTGATAAAGAATATTGGGACGAACTTCCGGAAGAGTTTATAGCCATTGTTGAAAATTCTTTCTCTCTGGTAAAAAAATCAGGAAATAGTTATTCTGTGTATTCTGAGAAAGCAAAAACACTCAACAAAGAAGAACTTTATAAAAATTCTACTGACTTTGTACTGTTATTTGAAAAAACTGAAAGTGCAGAAAATAAATCGGCATTCGACTTCAAACCGATTCTGTATGCTCTTTTTGCCGTTATCCTTATTTATTCTGCGATAAGCCAAACCATCACTGAAGCCATTTTTAACCTTCTTTCATTAGCAGGAGTGTATATTTCACTTGAAATTTTTAACCAAAAATTCGGAAATGTTTCAACTGTAATCGGGAGCATTTGTGGTGGAGGCGGAAGCGCTGCAGCTAGCCAAACAACAAATTCCTGTGATAAAATTATAAAGCAGGATAAAACCAGTATTTTAGGTTTAAAATTTGCAGATTTCTCGTTGATTTATTTTACAGGAATTGCAGTATTAGGGTTATTTTTACCCACAACAGCTTATATTGTGAAAGGATTTACTTTTGTTTCCATTATAGCAATTGGGTATTCTCTATACATTCAGGCTTTCGTGGAGAAAGCATTTTGTAGAGTTTGTCTGTTGATTATTTCAATTTTAGTAGGACAACTGGTAATCAGCATTCTATTTTTCCAAAATTCACCTTTAGGAATAGGCGCATTTCTATTAACGGCTATTTTATGGGTACTTATTTTTTCCGCTGTTTTATATTTTAATACCCTGCTTGAACAAAAAGAAGTACTTCAAAAATCCAACGCAAAAAATCTTAGATTTAAAAGAAACTACGAGCTTTTTAAAAGTCAACTCTTAGAAAAGGAAAAAGTAGAATTTCAGAATACTGAAACTTTTGTAGTGGGAAAAAAAGATTCTCCGCTTCGTATCTCCATCGTTTCCAATCCTTATTGCGGTTTCTGTAAAGATGCTCATAAATTGGCAGAAGGACTTTTAGAAAAGTATCCTAATGATATTTCTTTACAAATGAGATTCAATTATACTCCGGACAGAGCCAACGAAAAGTACACTCATTTAATTTCTGATCTTACATATATTTATCACAATAAACCGGAAAAAGAATTTTTACACGCTGTAGAAGAGTGGTTTGAAACAAGAGATGAAAGTAAAATCAATCAATTGTCAGGAGGTACTGTAACGTCAGAAAACCTGGAACCATTAGTTGAAATGTCCAGAGAAAATAGTAACGCCGGATTAAACTTTACTCCCATCCTTATTATCAACGGATATCAGTTTCCTGAGAAATATGACAGAGAAGATATTGTGTATTTTATTGATGAATTAATAGAAGATGAAGACATCAGTTAA